AGATTGATTGCGGAGGGCCCTAGAGCTCTAAGAAGCCTGCTCCAGATGAAGGGGTGGGGTAGCCGATGTTGGTAATATATAACaactctctttcccttccccttgCTAGTAATGCTAGTTTATCTCCACCAgtattcctcctccaccgccTACTCTCTGCGACCCCTATCAGTTCATTCTTATCTTTTCCACAGGGCCAAGGAAATCTAGTTTTGACGATGCCTGACCCAAGCTCGACCAGGAAGCCATATTTTGGCCTCAAAGGAGGCTGGCTCATTTTTTGGATCACCATTGCATGTGCCACAGATATGACCCTCTTTGGATATGACCAGGTTGTCTTCGGTGTGGACTGATCAGCGTACTTCCGGGAACATGTTAAACTGATTTATATTAGGCGGTGTCATTGTTACTGATGATTTCCTTGATGTTTTACATCTCGACAGAAAAACTTCGATAATCTCAACTGTGACTGCGGTGTACGATGTTGGTTGCTTTTTCGGTGCCATTGCCTCAATGATATTGGGGGAGAAACTTGGTCAAAAGAAATCTATTCTATGGGGAACCATCATCATGTCCACTGGCGCCATACTCCAGATTGCCGCCTACGGTGTCCCACAAATGATCGTTGGCCGTATTGTTGCTGGATAGGCAACGGTATCAATACAGCTACGGCACCCATTTGGCAGGGTGAAACATCTCAAGCAAAATGGAGGGGGAAACTGGTGGCGATCGAGCTGATTATGTGCATCGCCGGTTACTCTCTGTCCACTTGGATgaccttttccttctctttccttaGTGGACTAGTTACCTGGCGATTCCCTCTTGCATTCCAATTTGTCTTTATATAAACATTTTTGGAACAGTTTCCTGGCTTCCTGAGTCCCTCACTCAGCACACCACAATTACTGCTACCGTCCAATATGAACGAGAGAACTGTATTCCCTGGAGTCAACTCCTGCGTGGCCAAACGGGACACCAAAGAGGCACTGGAGCTATCTGACGACTGCTTTTAGGAGCAGGTTCTCAAACCATGCAACAGTTGGCGGAAATCAATGTCACCTCCTACTATCTGACCACTCTCTTAATAGAGTCCGTTGGCCTGTCAAATCGTCTTGCACGTCTTCTCACCGCGTGTAAATCGATTTCTTATCTTCTCTCTGGTATCTTCGCTATCCCTAATATTGAGCGATTTGGTCGCCgccagatattgatgatATGCTCTCTGGGTCAAGGTATATGTTATCTCCTTATTACGGTATTGATTCGCTTCAACGAGATGGAGGAATACGGCCCCAAGCAAAAGGTGGCCTCCGCTTCcgttgctttcttcttttactatctttcctttggttGTGGCTTCCAGGGAATCCCATGGTTACTCCCTGTAGAGTTGAATTCGCTGAGTATGCGAACAAAGGGAGTCTCGATTGCGACTGCCACGAACTGGGCGTTCAATTTTATGGTAGTTGAGATCACACCCATTGGCATCAAGACATTGGGCTGGAAGTTCTACATCATCTGGACGGTTTTCAActtttcttccatcccgCTTATTTACTTCTTCTATCCTGAGACCCCCAATCGCCCGTTGGAGGATATCGACCGTTTCTTTATTGAGAATAAAGGACTCTTGATCATCAGGAACCCTGACGCTACATCCGCGAACCGTCGAACCCGTTATATTGAGTGTGAGCTCGATATCATGAACGCGCAGGATAAGGCCGACGCTGCCCACATGGAAATAGTTGCTGAGGGAAAGGCCTGAACGGTAGATCTTTTTCTAGAAGACTTTTTGTTAGGCAGTGATTTGGTATGCGTGTTTATGTAGTATGACAATCCTGAAACCATATAGATAAACATCTAATATCCAAACCATTCTACCACATGATTCTCCCTTAGAAGCTAGGGCCAAGTATCTGACAGATGACACGACATGCTACACTGGGCGACAGATCGGTCCTTGTCCATGCGGCGACGCAGAGTGTGTAACAAGTCAAGGGATATTAGGGCTACGGCGGGCCAATTTCCCGCTTAGGAAAGTCCGCGAAGAGCACAGGCCCTCGCAGCAAATGGTCAAGACAATAACCCTTGTCCTCCATGCTTTTCTTCAACCAGCCAGCGGACTGCCGTCGGGAACTATACTTTGAGTATGGAAGGTAGAAGCAGGCACTTTACTTTGGTTGGTATGAGGGGTCGTCAATCCAGTCGCCAGTGCAAGGAGTGCTGCATCCATGAATCTAGAAAGCCTCCGCAGCTACCTGGGCTGCGAACTTCCCAAGATACTGCGGCAGCTCATAGATTGTGTTTAAAGACAGGGCAAGAGCGATCGATATTCATTGGTTCTGAGAATACGACGCTGCCTGATATACAAGGGCAATTTCCGGAGGCTTCCTTCGCTGATGCGTTTTATCCTGTCGGCGACTGGGACACTAAAGGTTTGTTTACGAATATGGTAAGTCCAGCCTCCAGCTCAGAAGTCACCAAGCAATACACTCTTAGGGCATGGCTGCCGACGACGAGCGGCGACTCCTATCCCGCAGCCACAACCCTGAGATCAAACAATTTCTCTTACACGAACTATCTGACACCTTACGGCCAATGTTTCCATTTACTGCCAGCTCCCGATGATATGGAGGCCATTCTCCGCATATATATGGAGACTATCCACCCCATTTTTCCAGTGCTTGACTACGACAATTATCGATCTAAGCCAGCCAAATCCGCAGACAAAATACTCCTGTCCCTGTCAATCTGTATTGCGGCTAGTGTGCATCCCAGTTCTGGGCAGTATTTTCGACACGTCGCCGCCTACCCAGCTGATTTCTCTTTAATGATTTCAAACGCAATCAAGTCCTCGAACACGCTGAGCCTCGTGCAGGataaactaattttaattcaATCTTTGTCACTCCTGTCACTCTTTAAACTGTTCTCCGGAAACCGACAGGAATCAACAGACCTTCTATCTCACGCCATCTCTCATGCGCATGCCGCCGGTCTCCATTATTACGGTCACACAACaccagaaaagaagcaggCTTCCACTAGAGCGCTATGTTGTCTCTTTGCCATCGATACCATCCACACGGCATGCTCACGGTACCCAGCACAATTCCATCGACGTGATTTTGGCAATCGCCTAACCTCCTGGGTAGCTGAACAAGAGCCTTGTTTTCAGCTTTTCCTGCGCACCATCCTGCTTCTGGAGCGTGCGGTTGACCTTTCCCGAACGGCAGACTATGGTGGCTGGGAAGGCTCGTTTCCGTCATTTGAGCATTTGTTGGGGCAGGTTGATACATCTAGTATTCCAGTGCCCCTGATAGGT
This Aspergillus flavus chromosome 1, complete sequence DNA region includes the following protein-coding sequences:
- a CDS encoding sugar and other transporter-domain-containing protein, translated to MPDPSSTRKPYFGLKGGWLIFWITIACATDMTLFGYDQVVFGGVIVTDDFLDVLHLDRKTSIISTVTAVYDVGCFFGAIASMILGEKLGQKKSILWGTIIMSTGAILQIAAYGVPQMIVGPTAPIWQGETSQAKWRGKLVAIELIMCIAGYSLSTWMTFSFSFLSGLVTWRFPLAFQFHTTITATVQYERENCIPWRAGSQTMQQLAEINVTSYYLTTLLIESVGLSNRLARLLTACKSISYLLSGIFAIPNIERFGRRQILMICSLGQGICYLLITVLIRFNEMEEYGPKQKVASASVAFFFYYLSFGCGFQGIPWLLPVELNSLSMRTKGVSIATATNWAFNFMVVEITPIGIKTLGWKFYIIWTVFNFSSIPLIYFFYPETPNRPLEDIDRFFIENKGLLIIRNPDATSANRRTRYIECELDIMNAQDKADAAHMEIVAEGKA